The Leclercia sp. S52 genome has a segment encoding these proteins:
- a CDS encoding tRNA/rRNA methyltransferase codes for MHLSIVLVSPARAENIGAAARAMKTMGFTDLRIVASDAHNDPAARRVAHGSGDILDNITTYDTLADALHDISFTVATTARGRSKFHYYATPAELVPLMAEKSQWMPKMALVFGREDSGLTNDELALADVLTGVPMVADYPSLNLGQAVMVYCYQLASLIQMPVAPVADVDENQLAALRVRIDRLLDSLNVANDQKMVEWLQQRLGLLAQRDTAMLHRLLHDIEKNLAE; via the coding sequence ATGCATTTGTCCATCGTACTGGTTTCCCCCGCAAGAGCAGAAAACATTGGCGCCGCTGCGCGCGCCATGAAGACCATGGGGTTTACCGATCTACGTATCGTTGCCAGCGACGCGCATAACGATCCGGCGGCACGACGTGTCGCGCACGGATCGGGAGATATTCTCGATAATATAACGACTTACGACACGCTCGCCGACGCGCTGCACGATATTTCGTTTACGGTCGCCACCACTGCCCGCGGCCGTTCGAAGTTCCACTACTACGCCACGCCGGCGGAACTGGTGCCGCTGATGGCAGAGAAAAGCCAGTGGATGCCGAAGATGGCGCTGGTATTTGGCCGCGAAGATTCCGGCCTGACTAACGATGAGCTGGCTCTGGCAGATGTGTTGACCGGTGTGCCGATGGTGGCGGATTACCCGTCGCTGAATTTAGGTCAGGCGGTGATGGTGTATTGCTATCAATTAGCCTCACTGATACAAATGCCGGTTGCCCCGGTAGCAGACGTAGATGAAAACCAGCTTGCCGCTTTACGTGTTCGAATCGATCGCCTGCTGGACTCGCTGAACGTCGCTAACGATCAAAAAATGGTGGAGTGGTTACAGCAGCGGCTGGGTCTGCTAGCTCAGCGAGACACGGCAATGTTGCACCGATTGCTGCACGATATCGAAAAAAATCTGGCAGAATAA
- the thrL gene encoding thr operon leader peptide has product MKRISITTITTTIIITTGNGAG; this is encoded by the coding sequence ATGAAACGCATCAGCATCACCACCATTACCACAACCATCATCATTACCACAGGTAACGGTGCGGGCTGA
- the thrB gene encoding homoserine kinase: MVKVYAPASSANMSVGFDVLGAAVTPVDGSSLGDTVTVEAADSFSLSNVGRFASKLPTDPRENIVYQCWERFCQEIGKNVPVAMTLEKSMPIGSGLGSSACSVVAALVAMNEHCGKPLNNTRLLALMGELEGRISGSIHYDNVAPCFLGGMQLMIEENGIISQQVPGFDEWLWVLAYPGIKVSTAEARAILPAQYRRQDCIAHGRHLAGFIHACYTRQPLLAAKLMKDVIAEPYRTRLLPGFNEARSAALDIGALACGISGSGPTLFALCDKPDTAQRVAEWLGKNYLQNQEGFVHICRLDTAGARVLG; the protein is encoded by the coding sequence ATGGTCAAAGTTTATGCCCCGGCTTCCAGCGCCAATATGAGCGTCGGGTTTGATGTGCTGGGCGCGGCGGTGACGCCGGTAGATGGTTCATCGCTGGGGGATACTGTCACGGTAGAGGCCGCGGACAGTTTCAGTCTGAGCAACGTCGGACGTTTCGCCAGCAAGCTGCCGACCGATCCGCGTGAGAATATCGTTTATCAGTGCTGGGAGCGTTTTTGTCAGGAGATCGGCAAAAACGTGCCGGTTGCCATGACCCTGGAAAAAAGCATGCCGATTGGCTCCGGGCTGGGCTCCAGCGCCTGTTCGGTCGTGGCCGCGCTGGTGGCGATGAACGAGCACTGCGGCAAGCCGCTGAACAACACCCGCCTGCTGGCCCTGATGGGCGAGCTGGAAGGGCGCATCTCCGGCAGTATTCATTACGATAACGTCGCCCCTTGTTTCCTGGGCGGCATGCAGTTGATGATCGAAGAGAACGGCATCATCAGCCAGCAGGTGCCAGGCTTTGACGAGTGGCTGTGGGTGCTGGCTTACCCGGGCATTAAAGTATCGACCGCCGAAGCGCGCGCCATTCTGCCGGCGCAGTACCGTCGTCAGGACTGCATTGCGCACGGTCGTCATCTGGCGGGCTTTATTCATGCCTGCTATACCCGTCAGCCGCTGCTGGCGGCAAAACTGATGAAAGATGTTATTGCCGAGCCATACCGCACCAGGCTGCTGCCGGGCTTCAACGAAGCGCGCAGCGCGGCGCTGGATATCGGCGCTCTGGCCTGCGGTATCTCCGGTTCCGGTCCGACCCTGTTTGCCCTGTGCGACAAGCCGGATACGGCGCAGCGGGTCGCGGAGTGGCTGGGGAAAAATTACCTGCAAAATCAGGAAGGCTTTGTTCATATTTGCCGTCTGGATACGGCCGGCGCACGCGTACTGGGATAA
- the thrC gene encoding threonine synthase, whose translation MKLYNLKDHNEQVSFAQAVTQGLGKNQGLFFPHDLPEFGLTEIDEMLKQDFVTRSTKILSAFIGDEIPQELLEERVRAAFAFPAPVSQVEPDVGCLELFHGPTLAFKDFGGRFMAQMLTHISGDKPVTILTATSGDTGAAVAHAFYGLKNVRVVILYPQGKISPLQEKLFCTLGGNIETVAIDGDFDACQALVKQAFDDEELKVALGLNSANSINISRLLAQICYYFEAVAQLPQEARNQLVISVPSGNFGDLTAGLLAKSLGLPVKRFIAATNANDTVPRFLKEGKWTPNTTQATLSNAMDVSQPNNWPRVEELFRRKIWRLNELGYAAVTDDTTKETMRELKQVGYTSEPHAAVAYRALRDQLNPGEYGLFLGTAHPAKFKESVDEILGESLPLPKELAERADLPLLSHSLPADFAELRKLMMTRG comes from the coding sequence ATGAAACTCTACAATCTTAAAGATCATAACGAGCAGGTGAGCTTTGCACAGGCCGTCACGCAGGGCCTGGGCAAAAATCAGGGGCTGTTCTTCCCGCACGATCTGCCGGAATTTGGTCTGACCGAAATCGACGAGATGCTGAAACAGGATTTCGTCACCCGCAGCACCAAAATCCTCTCCGCCTTTATCGGGGATGAGATCCCGCAGGAGCTGCTGGAAGAGCGCGTTCGCGCGGCCTTCGCTTTCCCGGCACCGGTAAGCCAGGTCGAGCCGGACGTCGGCTGTCTGGAGCTGTTCCACGGCCCGACGCTGGCGTTTAAAGATTTCGGCGGGCGCTTTATGGCGCAGATGCTGACCCATATCAGCGGCGATAAGCCGGTCACCATCCTGACCGCCACCTCCGGCGATACCGGTGCGGCAGTGGCGCATGCCTTCTACGGCCTGAAAAACGTGCGCGTGGTGATCCTCTATCCGCAGGGCAAAATCAGCCCGCTGCAGGAAAAACTGTTCTGCACGCTGGGCGGCAACATTGAAACCGTCGCTATCGACGGGGACTTCGATGCCTGCCAGGCGCTGGTTAAGCAGGCCTTCGACGACGAAGAGCTGAAGGTGGCGCTGGGTCTGAACTCCGCGAACTCCATCAACATCAGCCGTCTGCTGGCGCAGATTTGCTACTACTTCGAAGCGGTTGCTCAGCTGCCGCAGGAAGCGCGTAACCAGCTGGTGATCTCGGTGCCGAGCGGCAACTTTGGCGATCTGACTGCCGGCCTGCTGGCGAAGTCGCTGGGTCTGCCGGTGAAACGCTTTATCGCTGCCACCAACGCCAACGATACGGTGCCGCGTTTCCTGAAAGAGGGCAAGTGGACGCCAAACACCACGCAGGCCACCCTGTCCAATGCGATGGATGTGTCACAGCCTAACAACTGGCCGCGTGTGGAAGAGCTGTTCCGCCGTAAAATCTGGCGTCTCAACGAGCTGGGCTATGCTGCGGTGACGGACGACACCACCAAAGAGACCATGCGTGAGCTGAAGCAGGTGGGCTACACCTCTGAGCCACACGCGGCGGTGGCGTATCGCGCCCTGCGCGATCAGCTTAACCCGGGCGAGTACGGCCTGTTCCTCGGCACCGCCCATCCGGCGAAGTTTAAAGAGAGCGTGGACGAGATCCTCGGTGAGTCGCTTCCATTGCCGAAAGAACTGGCCGAGCGTGCGGATCTGCCGCTGCTGTCGCACAGCCTGCCAGCCGATTTTGCCGAGCTGCGTAAGCTGATGATGACCCGCGGGTAA
- a CDS encoding DUF2502 domain-containing protein, which yields MSKLKPVLIALSLMLVAPMAVQASEITLVPAVKLQIGDQDKQGHYWDGGRWRDHDWWKSHYEWRDNRWHPHGEHHDNRHDDRHDDHRPGPDRKHH from the coding sequence ATGTCTAAACTTAAACCTGTGCTTATCGCACTTTCGCTGATGCTGGTGGCTCCGATGGCGGTTCAGGCCTCTGAAATCACCCTGGTACCGGCGGTCAAACTGCAAATTGGCGATCAGGACAAGCAAGGACACTACTGGGATGGCGGCCGCTGGCGCGACCATGACTGGTGGAAGTCTCACTATGAGTGGCGTGACAATCGCTGGCATCCGCATGGCGAGCATCATGATAATCGCCACGACGACCGTCATGACGATCACCGTCCTGGACCGGACCGGAAGCACCATTAA
- the yaaA gene encoding peroxide stress protein YaaA yields MLILISPAKTLDYQSPLATERYTQPELLDHSQQLIREARKLSAPQIASLMSISDKLADLNATRFHDWQPDFTPDNARQAILAFKGDVYTGLQAETLSEADFDFAQQHLRMLSGLYGVLRPLDLMQPYRLEMGIRLENTRGKDLYQFWGETITDKLNDALKAQGDTILINLASDEYYKSVKPKKLNAEIVKPVFLDEKNGKFKVISFYAKKARGLMSRYIIENRLTQPEQLKAFNSEGYFFDEEASGKGELVFKRHEQ; encoded by the coding sequence ATGCTGATTCTGATTTCACCTGCTAAAACGCTCGACTACCAGAGCCCACTCGCCACCGAGCGTTATACCCAGCCTGAACTGCTGGATCATTCGCAACAGCTGATCCGCGAAGCGCGCAAGCTTTCGGCGCCGCAAATTGCCAGCCTGATGAGCATCAGCGACAAGCTGGCGGATCTCAATGCCACCCGCTTCCACGACTGGCAGCCGGATTTCACCCCGGACAACGCTCGTCAGGCAATTCTGGCCTTCAAAGGCGACGTTTATACCGGCCTGCAGGCAGAAACCCTCAGCGAAGCTGACTTTGATTTTGCCCAGCAGCATTTGCGCATGCTCTCCGGTCTTTATGGCGTGCTGCGCCCGCTGGATCTGATGCAACCTTACCGTCTGGAGATGGGGATCCGTCTTGAGAACACGAGAGGCAAAGATCTGTATCAGTTCTGGGGCGAGACCATCACCGATAAGCTGAACGATGCACTGAAGGCGCAGGGCGACACTATCCTGATCAACCTGGCGTCGGATGAATACTACAAATCGGTGAAACCGAAAAAACTGAACGCGGAGATCGTGAAGCCGGTGTTCCTCGATGAGAAGAACGGCAAGTTCAAAGTGATCAGCTTCTACGCCAAAAAAGCGCGCGGGCTGATGAGCCGCTACATCATCGAAAACCGTCTGACGCAGCCAGAGCAGCTGAAGGCATTCAACAGCGAAGGCTATTTCTTTGACGAGGAAGCGTCAGGGAAAGGTGAGCTGGTGTTTAAACGCCACGAGCAGTAA
- a CDS encoding sodium:alanine symporter family protein encodes MPDYLSFINEILWGSVMIYLLFAAGIWFTFRCGFIQFRAIPQLRTNLKNSLSPQPGGLTSFQALCTSLAARVGSGNLAGVALAISAGGPGAIFWMWMTAIIGMATSFAECSLAQLYKEADKQGQFRGGPAWYMARGLGMRWMGVLFSLFLLIAYGLIFNTVQAHSVAHALRFAFNCPEIVTGGVMAFFTLAVIVTGMKGVARLMQWMVPVMALLWVIASMVVCAWHADQLPAVFSLIVKSAFGWREAAAGALGYTLSQALTAGFQRGMFSNEAGMGSTPNAAAAAASWPPHPASQGIVQMIGVFVDTIVICTASAMIVLLAGPVDLPDNTAGVQLVQQALVNLTGSWGADFVAFIILLFAFSSIVVNYIYAENNLIFLHPDARKSRWLLRGGVVLMVLLGSLLSLPLVWQLADIIMALMAITNLTAILLLSPVVTLIARDYLRQRRLGVQPVFDVSRYPEIEQQLAPGAWDDLPRQ; translated from the coding sequence ATGCCTGATTACCTGTCGTTTATTAATGAAATTTTGTGGGGTTCGGTCATGATTTACCTGCTGTTTGCGGCAGGGATCTGGTTCACTTTTCGCTGCGGTTTTATTCAGTTTCGCGCCATTCCCCAACTGCGCACTAATCTGAAAAATAGCCTCAGCCCCCAGCCGGGAGGTTTAACCTCGTTTCAGGCGCTTTGCACCAGCCTGGCGGCCCGGGTTGGCAGCGGTAATTTAGCCGGGGTAGCGCTGGCGATCTCGGCGGGCGGCCCGGGGGCCATCTTCTGGATGTGGATGACCGCCATCATCGGCATGGCGACCTCCTTTGCCGAATGCTCGCTGGCCCAGCTGTATAAGGAAGCGGATAAGCAGGGACAGTTTCGCGGTGGCCCGGCCTGGTACATGGCCCGCGGCCTCGGTATGCGCTGGATGGGCGTGCTGTTTTCTCTCTTTTTACTTATCGCCTACGGTCTGATCTTTAATACCGTGCAGGCCCACTCTGTTGCCCACGCCCTGCGTTTCGCCTTCAACTGCCCGGAAATCGTCACCGGCGGGGTGATGGCGTTCTTCACCCTGGCGGTGATCGTGACCGGCATGAAAGGCGTCGCCCGGCTGATGCAGTGGATGGTGCCGGTGATGGCGCTGCTGTGGGTTATCGCCAGCATGGTGGTCTGCGCCTGGCATGCCGACCAGCTACCGGCGGTCTTTAGCCTGATCGTAAAAAGCGCGTTTGGCTGGCGCGAAGCCGCCGCCGGTGCGCTGGGCTATACCCTGAGCCAGGCCCTGACGGCCGGTTTTCAGCGCGGTATGTTTTCCAACGAAGCGGGCATGGGGTCAACCCCCAATGCCGCCGCGGCGGCTGCCTCCTGGCCTCCTCACCCGGCCTCCCAGGGGATTGTGCAGATGATTGGCGTCTTCGTTGATACCATCGTTATCTGCACTGCCAGCGCAATGATCGTGCTGCTGGCAGGCCCGGTGGATCTCCCGGACAATACAGCAGGCGTGCAGCTGGTGCAGCAGGCGCTGGTCAATCTGACCGGGAGCTGGGGTGCCGATTTCGTGGCTTTTATTATCCTTTTGTTCGCCTTCAGCTCCATCGTGGTGAACTACATCTATGCCGAAAACAATCTGATCTTCTTGCACCCCGATGCCCGGAAATCCCGCTGGCTGTTACGGGGTGGCGTGGTGCTGATGGTGCTGCTCGGCTCCCTGTTAAGCCTGCCGCTGGTCTGGCAGCTGGCGGATATTATTATGGCGCTGATGGCGATCACTAACCTGACGGCGATCCTGCTGCTTTCGCCGGTGGTCACCCTGATTGCCCGGGATTACCTGCGTCAGCGAAGACTGGGCGTCCAGCCTGTTTTTGATGTCTCGCGCTATCCCGAAATAGAACAACAGCTTGCTCCCGGCGCATGGGATGATTTGCCGCGTCAATAA
- the tal gene encoding transaldolase, which produces MTDKLTSLRQFTTVVADTGDIAAMKLYQPQDATTNPSLILNAAQIPEYRKLIDDAVAWAKSQSSDRAQQVVDATDKLAVNIGLEILKLVPGRISTEVDARLSYDTEASIAKAKRLIKLYNDAGISNDRILIKLASTWQGIRAAEQLEKEGINCNLTLLFSFAQARACAEAGVFLISPFVGRILDWYKSNTDKKEYAASEDPGVVSVTEIYEYYKQHGYETVVMGASFRNVGEILELAGCDRLTIAPALLKELAESEGAIERKLSFSGEVKARPERITESEFLWQHNQDPMAVDKLADGIRKFAIDQEKLEKMIGELL; this is translated from the coding sequence ATGACGGATAAATTAACCTCCCTTCGTCAGTTCACGACTGTTGTCGCTGACACCGGAGATATCGCGGCAATGAAGTTGTACCAGCCGCAGGATGCCACAACGAACCCTTCTCTGATCCTTAACGCTGCACAGATCCCTGAATACCGCAAACTGATCGACGACGCCGTTGCCTGGGCGAAAAGCCAGAGCAGCGATCGCGCACAGCAGGTTGTGGATGCTACCGACAAACTGGCGGTAAACATCGGTCTGGAGATCCTGAAGCTGGTTCCGGGCCGTATCTCTACCGAAGTGGATGCGCGTCTGTCCTACGACACCGAAGCGTCCATCGCTAAAGCCAAACGCCTGATCAAACTGTACAACGATGCTGGCATCAGCAACGACCGTATCCTGATCAAACTGGCTTCCACCTGGCAGGGCATCCGCGCTGCAGAACAGCTGGAAAAAGAAGGCATCAACTGTAACCTGACCCTGCTGTTCTCCTTCGCTCAGGCGCGTGCCTGTGCAGAAGCGGGCGTGTTCCTGATCTCTCCATTCGTGGGCCGTATTCTTGACTGGTACAAATCCAATACCGACAAGAAAGAGTACGCGGCGTCTGAAGATCCGGGCGTGGTTTCCGTTACCGAGATTTACGAGTACTACAAACAGCACGGCTATGAAACCGTGGTGATGGGCGCGAGCTTCCGTAACGTGGGCGAAATCCTGGAACTGGCTGGCTGTGACCGCCTGACCATCGCACCTGCTCTGCTGAAAGAGCTGGCAGAAAGCGAAGGCGCGATTGAGCGTAAGCTGAGCTTCAGCGGCGAAGTGAAAGCCCGTCCTGAGCGCATCACTGAGTCCGAGTTCCTGTGGCAGCACAACCAGGATCCAATGGCCGTAGACAAACTGGCGGACGGTATCCGTAAGTTTGCTATCGACCAGGAAAAACTGGAAAAAATGATCGGCGAACTGCTGTAA
- the mog gene encoding molybdopterin adenylyltransferase, giving the protein MNTLRIGLVSVSDRASSGVYEDKGIPALEAWLASALTTPFEVQTRLIPDEQAIIEQTLCELVDEMSCHLVLTTGGTGPARRDVTPDATLAVADREMPGFGEQMRQISLHFVPTAILSRQVGVIRKQALILNLPGQPKSIKETLEGVKEADGKVVVAGIFASVPYCVQLLEGPYVETDPQVVAAFRPKSARRETIS; this is encoded by the coding sequence ATGAATACCTTACGCATTGGCTTAGTTTCCGTCTCAGATCGCGCCTCCAGCGGTGTCTATGAAGATAAAGGCATTCCCGCGCTGGAAGCCTGGCTGGCTTCTGCCCTGACCACCCCTTTTGAAGTGCAAACCCGCTTGATCCCGGATGAACAGGCGATCATCGAGCAAACCTTGTGTGAACTGGTTGATGAGATGAGCTGCCATCTGGTGCTGACTACGGGCGGCACAGGGCCGGCGCGTCGTGACGTGACGCCGGATGCCACCCTCGCCGTTGCCGATCGTGAAATGCCGGGCTTTGGCGAGCAGATGCGTCAGATCAGCCTGCACTTTGTGCCGACGGCGATCCTCTCCCGCCAGGTGGGCGTGATCCGCAAACAGGCCCTGATCCTCAACTTACCGGGCCAGCCGAAGTCGATTAAAGAGACCCTGGAAGGGGTGAAAGAGGCCGACGGTAAGGTGGTAGTGGCGGGTATCTTCGCCAGTGTACCTTATTGTGTACAGCTCCTTGAGGGGCCTTACGTTGAGACCGACCCGCAGGTGGTAGCAGCTTTTCGCCCGAAAAGCGCGAGACGTGAAACAATCTCCTGA
- a CDS encoding MFS transporter, whose product MSHYNRPLNRQDYKTLTLAALGGALEFYDFIIFVFFAAVVGALFFPADIPEWLRQVQTFGIFAAGYLARPLGGIVMAHFGDLVGRKKMFTLSILLMAVPTLAIGLLPTYASMGIIAPVLLLLMRILQGAAIGGEVPGAWVFVAEHVPARRIGIACGTLTAGLTVGILLGSVVATLVNTSMTQQAVHDWGWRIPFLLGGAFGLVAMYLRRWLQETPVFLEMQQRKALAQELPVKAVVVRHRKAVVVSMLLTWLLSAGIVVVILMSPVWLQKQYGFAPAVTLQANSIATIMLCFGCLIAGLAVDRIGSSLTFIIGSLLLAASSWAFYHLAGSHPEQLFLLYGVVGLCVGVVGAVPYVMVRAFPPEVRFTGISFSYNVSYAIFGGLTPIAVTLLMGVSPMAPAWYVLALSLMGLALGIWLRQKPVEAPALAG is encoded by the coding sequence ATGTCACATTACAACCGGCCTCTCAATCGTCAGGATTATAAGACTCTCACGCTGGCCGCGCTCGGCGGCGCTCTTGAGTTTTATGACTTCATCATTTTCGTCTTTTTCGCGGCGGTCGTCGGGGCGCTGTTCTTCCCGGCAGATATCCCCGAATGGCTGCGTCAGGTGCAGACCTTTGGCATTTTTGCCGCCGGGTATCTGGCGCGCCCGCTGGGCGGCATCGTGATGGCCCACTTCGGCGATCTGGTGGGACGCAAAAAGATGTTTACCCTCAGCATCCTGCTGATGGCCGTCCCGACCCTCGCTATCGGCCTGCTGCCTACCTATGCCTCGATGGGCATTATCGCGCCGGTGTTGCTGCTGCTGATGCGGATCCTGCAGGGGGCGGCGATTGGCGGTGAAGTGCCCGGCGCCTGGGTCTTTGTGGCGGAGCATGTTCCGGCCCGGCGGATCGGCATTGCCTGCGGTACGCTGACCGCAGGGCTGACGGTGGGCATTCTGCTGGGCTCGGTGGTGGCGACGCTGGTGAATACCAGCATGACCCAACAGGCGGTGCACGACTGGGGCTGGCGTATTCCGTTCCTGCTGGGCGGTGCCTTTGGTCTGGTGGCGATGTATCTGCGCCGCTGGCTGCAGGAGACGCCGGTCTTCCTCGAGATGCAGCAGCGCAAGGCGCTGGCGCAGGAGCTGCCGGTCAAAGCGGTGGTGGTGCGGCACAGGAAAGCGGTGGTGGTGTCGATGCTGCTCACCTGGCTGCTGTCGGCGGGCATTGTGGTGGTGATCCTGATGTCGCCGGTCTGGCTGCAAAAACAGTACGGCTTTGCCCCGGCGGTAACGCTGCAGGCCAACAGTATCGCGACCATCATGCTGTGCTTCGGCTGTCTGATTGCCGGACTGGCGGTGGATCGTATCGGTTCCAGTCTGACCTTTATCATCGGTAGCCTGCTGCTGGCTGCATCAAGCTGGGCATTTTATCATCTGGCGGGCAGCCATCCTGAGCAGCTGTTCCTGCTGTACGGCGTGGTCGGGCTGTGCGTCGGCGTGGTGGGGGCCGTGCCTTACGTCATGGTGCGCGCCTTCCCGCCGGAAGTGCGCTTCACCGGGATCTCCTTCTCGTATAACGTCTCGTACGCCATCTTCGGCGGGCTGACGCCGATTGCCGTTACCCTGCTGATGGGGGTGTCACCAATGGCTCCCGCGTGGTACGTGCTGGCGCTCTCGCTGATGGGGCTGGCGTTAGGTATCTGGCTGCGTCAGAAGCCTGTAGAAGCACCGGCCCTCGCCGGATAA
- a CDS encoding ABC transporter substrate-binding protein — protein MTLKKLIAAAGGLALLLSPLLAQAQSWPVTVNDLDNRTVTVEHEPQRIILQDGRDIFALALLERDNPFAKVVAWNNLPKKQDTETWNVLKRKWPEAEKILDMKFSDQGNVDLETVISRQPDLMIAQLRAKPSLVQTGVLAKLEALHIPVVFVDYELHPVENTLPSIALLGKVMGQTDRAQAYIDFYQQRLDTIHQRLATASKKPLVFIEPIAGVGGLDNGCCFTHARNGWGGLVEAAGGTNIGSQLLPGATGNIAVEKIISLNPDYYLMTGSKRPGKGTAIIPFGYNVPAGDVSAAFNALLTRQGVASIPAVAQGHTGALYHHFYNNPYNIVAIETLSKIFYPTLFKDMDPLADYHAIIKDFTHIPDDNIILSFTPSH, from the coding sequence ATGACGCTGAAAAAACTCATTGCCGCCGCAGGCGGCCTGGCACTGTTACTTTCACCTTTACTCGCCCAGGCGCAGAGCTGGCCGGTGACGGTTAACGATCTGGATAACCGCACGGTTACCGTTGAACATGAACCGCAACGCATCATTCTGCAGGACGGGCGCGACATCTTCGCCCTGGCCCTGCTGGAGCGCGATAATCCTTTTGCCAAAGTGGTGGCGTGGAACAACCTGCCGAAAAAGCAGGACACCGAAACCTGGAACGTCCTGAAGCGTAAATGGCCGGAAGCGGAAAAGATCCTCGACATGAAGTTTTCTGACCAGGGCAATGTCGATCTCGAAACGGTGATCTCCCGCCAGCCCGACCTGATGATTGCTCAGCTTCGCGCTAAACCGTCGCTTGTTCAAACCGGCGTGCTGGCTAAGCTGGAAGCCCTGCACATTCCGGTGGTGTTCGTTGACTATGAGCTGCATCCGGTGGAGAACACCCTGCCAAGCATCGCCCTGCTGGGTAAGGTGATGGGCCAGACCGACCGTGCGCAGGCCTATATTGATTTCTATCAGCAGCGTCTGGATACGATCCACCAGCGTCTGGCAACGGCCAGCAAAAAACCGCTTGTCTTTATCGAACCCATTGCCGGTGTCGGCGGGCTGGATAACGGCTGCTGCTTTACCCATGCGCGTAACGGCTGGGGCGGGCTGGTCGAAGCCGCAGGCGGGACCAACATCGGCTCACAGCTGCTGCCGGGGGCAACCGGGAATATCGCGGTGGAGAAGATTATCTCCCTGAACCCGGATTACTACCTGATGACCGGATCAAAACGTCCGGGCAAAGGTACGGCGATCATCCCGTTTGGCTATAACGTCCCGGCAGGCGATGTCAGCGCAGCCTTTAACGCCCTGCTGACGCGTCAGGGCGTTGCCAGCATTCCGGCGGTCGCGCAAGGCCATACCGGGGCGCTGTATCACCACTTCTATAACAACCCGTACAACATCGTCGCCATTGAGACGCTGAGCAAAATTTTCTACCCGACGCTATTTAAGGATATGGATCCGCTGGCGGACTACCACGCCATTATCAAAGACTTTACCCACATTCCGGATGACAACATCATCCTGAGCTTTACCCCTTCGCACTAA
- a CDS encoding ABC transporter ATP-binding protein, with translation MTDGLRVCDLHTGYRKKKIISGLSTPLLPRGQITALLGPNGSGKSTLLRALADLNPAQGELQLNGEDLMTQPAAKRAQKVVYLPQSLPQGVHLHALESVIVARRASGSPSGFNVEQEAYSILEKLGVAHLAMSFLDQLSGGQKQLIGLAQSLIREPDLLLLDEPLSALDLNYQFHVMDIVARETRLRNIVTVVVIHDINIALRHANFALMLKGGELIASGLPGEVVTPANLATVYGVDGRVEYCSRGLPHVVVDGLTP, from the coding sequence ATGACCGACGGCCTGCGCGTCTGCGATCTGCACACCGGCTATCGCAAGAAAAAGATTATCAGTGGGCTGAGCACTCCCCTGCTCCCCCGCGGACAGATCACTGCCCTGCTGGGGCCGAACGGTTCGGGCAAATCCACTCTGCTGCGCGCCCTGGCTGACCTTAACCCCGCTCAGGGAGAGTTGCAGCTCAACGGCGAAGATCTGATGACCCAGCCTGCGGCAAAGCGGGCGCAAAAAGTGGTTTATCTGCCGCAATCCCTGCCGCAGGGGGTGCATCTGCATGCGCTGGAGTCGGTCATCGTCGCCCGCCGGGCCAGCGGCAGCCCTTCAGGTTTTAATGTCGAGCAGGAAGCGTATTCCATCCTGGAGAAACTGGGCGTCGCCCATCTGGCGATGAGCTTTCTCGATCAGCTCTCCGGCGGGCAAAAACAGCTGATTGGCCTTGCCCAGTCACTCATCCGCGAACCGGATCTGCTGTTGCTGGATGAACCCTTAAGCGCCCTCGACCTCAACTACCAGTTCCATGTAATGGATATCGTTGCTCGCGAAACGCGGCTGCGCAATATCGTCACCGTCGTGGTGATCCACGACATTAACATTGCCCTGCGCCATGCGAATTTTGCTCTGATGCTGAAAGGCGGCGAACTGATTGCCAGCGGCCTGCCGGGTGAGGTTGTCACCCCTGCCAATCTGGCGACGGTGTACGGCGTGGATGGCCGGGTTGAATACTGTTCCCGTGGACTGCCGCACGTGGTGGTCGACGGGTTAACGCCATAA